A section of the Mesorhizobium loti genome encodes:
- a CDS encoding Hpt domain-containing protein — protein sequence MRGESGIAFSMPGGDVSGTRQSRPVDLAHLARQTMGDRALEQEVLALFVQQALSVRDKIVDADLKDRLLLAHGLKGSARGVGAFAIADCATEIERRPEDSQTLKRLGTLIDEVRDFIAAINR from the coding sequence ATGCGTGGCGAAAGCGGCATTGCCTTCTCAATGCCCGGGGGCGACGTATCGGGAACCAGGCAGTCCCGACCGGTCGATTTGGCACACCTTGCCCGGCAGACGATGGGCGATCGCGCTCTTGAGCAGGAGGTGCTGGCGCTGTTTGTACAGCAGGCGCTGTCCGTGCGCGACAAAATAGTCGACGCCGATCTCAAGGACCGGCTTTTGCTTGCTCACGGGTTGAAGGGCTCGGCTCGCGGCGTCGGCGCCTTCGCCATTGCCGATTGCGCTACCGAGATCGAGCGGCGGCCGGAAGACAGCCAGACGCTCAAGCGGCTCGGCACGCTGATCGACGAAGTGCGCGATTTCATCGCCGCGATCAATCGCTGA
- a CDS encoding 2Fe-2S iron-sulfur cluster-binding protein: protein MTKLTFIAHDGTHFDVDADNGSTVMENAIRNAVPGIEAECGGACACATCHVYVDEAWTAEVGEPEAMEEDMLDFAYDVQPNSRLSCQIKVRDALDGLVVRVPERQG from the coding sequence ATGACCAAACTGACCTTCATCGCCCATGACGGCACACATTTTGACGTGGATGCCGATAACGGCTCGACGGTGATGGAAAACGCCATCCGCAACGCCGTACCCGGGATCGAGGCCGAGTGCGGTGGCGCCTGCGCCTGCGCCACCTGCCATGTCTATGTCGACGAGGCATGGACGGCGGAGGTCGGCGAGCCCGAGGCGATGGAGGAGGATATGCTGGACTTCGCCTATGACGTCCAGCCGAATTCGCGGCTGTCCTGCCAGATCAAGGTGCGCGACGCGCTCGACGGTCTGGTGGTGCGGGTGCCTGAACGGCAGGGCTGA
- a CDS encoding NAD(P)/FAD-dependent oxidoreductase produces the protein MTGIISTDVLIVGAGPVGLFAVFELGLFDMKCHLIDILDKPGGQCAELYPEKPIYDIPGWPSISAQGLVDKLLEQIHPFKPDFTYNRMVSSLEKLEDGSFRVTTDEDEVFEAKVVVIAAGGGSFQPKRPPIPGIEPYEGKSVFYSVRRMEDFRGHDLVIVGGGDSALDWTLNLQPVAKSVTLVHRRPEFRAAPDSVNKMYAMQEMKQLEFRVGQVTGLAGADGQLSSATIKGGPDGDIEVPCTRMLPFFGLTMKLGPIAEWGLNLHENLIPVDTEKFQTSVPGIFAVGDINWYPGKLKLILSGFHEVALMAQAAKRIISPGERIVFQYTTSSTSLQKKLGVVDAS, from the coding sequence ATGACCGGGATCATCAGCACAGACGTCCTCATTGTCGGAGCGGGGCCCGTCGGGCTGTTTGCCGTGTTCGAGCTCGGCCTGTTCGACATGAAATGCCACCTGATCGACATTCTCGACAAGCCAGGGGGCCAATGCGCTGAGCTTTATCCGGAAAAGCCGATCTACGACATCCCCGGCTGGCCTTCGATCTCGGCGCAAGGGCTGGTCGACAAGCTGCTCGAGCAGATCCATCCGTTCAAGCCTGACTTCACCTACAATCGCATGGTCTCCAGCCTGGAGAAGCTGGAGGACGGCAGCTTTCGCGTGACCACGGACGAGGACGAGGTGTTCGAGGCCAAGGTGGTGGTCATCGCCGCTGGCGGCGGCTCGTTCCAGCCGAAGCGCCCGCCGATTCCCGGCATCGAGCCCTATGAGGGCAAGAGCGTCTTCTATTCGGTGCGCCGGATGGAGGATTTTCGCGGTCACGACCTCGTCATCGTCGGTGGCGGCGATTCGGCGCTGGACTGGACACTGAACCTGCAGCCCGTGGCGAAAAGCGTGACGCTGGTCCATCGGCGCCCTGAATTCCGCGCCGCGCCCGACAGCGTCAACAAGATGTACGCCATGCAGGAGATGAAGCAGCTGGAATTCAGGGTCGGCCAGGTGACTGGCCTGGCCGGCGCCGACGGCCAACTGTCGTCGGCCACCATCAAGGGCGGTCCGGACGGCGATATCGAAGTGCCATGCACGCGCATGCTGCCCTTCTTCGGCTTGACCATGAAGCTTGGCCCGATCGCGGAATGGGGGCTCAATCTCCACGAGAACCTGATTCCGGTCGACACCGAGAAGTTCCAGACATCGGTGCCCGGCATTTTCGCGGTCGGCGACATCAACTGGTATCCGGGCAAGCTGAAGCTGATCCTGTCGGGCTTCCATGAAGTGGCGCTGATGGCGCAGGCCGCCAAGCGCATCATCAGTCCCGGCGAACGCATCGTGTTCCAGTACACGACCTCGTCCACGAGCCTGCAGAAGAAGCTCGGCGTGGTGGACGCTTCCTAG
- a CDS encoding MDR family MFS transporter yields the protein MDQAVEKQTIAAAATPLTEAEKNAIIGGVLLSMLLAALDQTIVAPAMPTIGHALGHAQYLPWIVTGYLLTATAMAPLYGKISDVHGRRPTVYAAILIFLLGSLVSAMAPNMFVLVVGRAIQGAGGGGLFALAQTVIGDLVPPRERARYAAWISGTWAVASIAGPLLGGTFAEHLHWSLIFWINIPLGIAAMAIINKPLRKLPVAAKRHRIDGLGALLLIAATALLLLALNWGGSEYPWLSREILGLVVSSAIIWCAFALRLLRASEPLISLEVLSNPIVLGGTLSLFLLQASNIGLSVYLPVYLQSVIGLSASESGTALLGLMLGTVAGATFSGRTIPRFAHYKRIAMIGLAFAAVCLAILTLVAGQASLLVVEILTTCIGIGSGTTFPVATVSVQNAVDPKHLGVATGVMTFLRSLGSALGVAILGAVALGNGLPLAGEGAQAGGAVAGTSAFWVIFAAAVVMLILALLTLSLMPEKPLRGRPEAPVLAD from the coding sequence ATGGACCAGGCTGTCGAAAAGCAGACCATCGCGGCTGCCGCAACACCGCTGACCGAGGCCGAAAAGAACGCCATCATCGGCGGCGTGCTCTTGTCGATGCTGCTGGCGGCGCTCGACCAGACCATCGTCGCGCCGGCAATGCCGACCATCGGGCATGCGCTTGGCCATGCGCAATATCTGCCCTGGATCGTCACCGGCTACCTGCTGACCGCGACCGCCATGGCGCCGCTCTACGGCAAGATCTCGGACGTCCATGGCCGTCGCCCAACGGTCTATGCCGCGATCCTGATCTTTCTTCTGGGATCGCTTGTCAGCGCGATGGCTCCCAACATGTTCGTGCTGGTGGTCGGGCGCGCCATCCAGGGCGCCGGCGGCGGCGGCCTGTTCGCCCTGGCGCAGACCGTGATCGGAGACCTTGTGCCGCCCAGAGAGCGGGCACGGTACGCGGCCTGGATTTCGGGCACCTGGGCGGTCGCCAGCATCGCCGGGCCACTGTTGGGCGGCACCTTCGCCGAACACCTGCACTGGTCGCTGATCTTCTGGATCAACATCCCCCTCGGCATCGCCGCGATGGCCATCATCAACAAGCCGCTGAGGAAGCTGCCGGTCGCGGCAAAGCGGCATCGCATCGACGGACTTGGCGCGCTGCTTCTGATCGCGGCCACCGCCCTGCTGCTTCTTGCCTTGAACTGGGGCGGCAGCGAGTATCCGTGGCTGTCGCGCGAAATCCTCGGGCTGGTGGTAAGTTCGGCCATCATCTGGTGCGCGTTCGCGCTGCGGCTGTTGCGCGCTTCCGAGCCGCTGATCTCGCTCGAAGTGCTCTCCAACCCGATCGTTCTCGGCGGCACGCTTTCCCTGTTCCTCCTGCAGGCCTCCAATATCGGGCTGTCGGTCTATCTGCCGGTCTACCTGCAATCGGTCATCGGCTTGTCTGCAAGCGAATCCGGCACCGCCCTGCTGGGGCTGATGCTGGGCACGGTTGCCGGCGCGACATTCAGCGGGCGCACCATCCCACGCTTCGCCCACTACAAGCGGATCGCCATGATCGGGTTGGCCTTCGCCGCCGTGTGTCTCGCCATCCTCACGCTTGTGGCCGGGCAGGCCTCGCTGCTGGTCGTCGAGATCCTGACGACATGCATCGGCATTGGCAGCGGCACCACCTTTCCGGTCGCCACGGTGTCGGTCCAGAACGCGGTCGACCCCAAGCATCTCGGCGTCGCCACCGGCGTGATGACGTTCCTGCGCTCGCTGGGCAGCGCGCTCGGCGTGGCGATCCTAGGTGCCGTCGCGCTGGGTAACGGCCTGCCGCTGGCTGGCGAAGGCGCCCAGGCGGGCGGAGCCGTGGCTGGGACTTCGGCTTTCTGGGTGATCTTCGCAGCCGCCGTGGTGATGCTGATACTGGCGCTTCTGACGCTCAGCCTGATGCCGGAAAAGCCGCTGCGCGGCCGGCCCGAAGCCCCTGTACTGGCGGACTAG
- a CDS encoding DUF922 domain-containing Zn-dependent protease: protein MMKRTLLCALLLAVTTAIPAGAANVVKTYSYFSIGGSTLEDIEKQLSKHGPQVKSTGSRHPGATQMAFTTRISYARQAGSCRIADAVVTLKVKVILPEWRRPRNADADVKLFWDTLAADIKRHEERHVEIAKNHARELEDALKATYPRKDCDAAKAKAAEITAAVLARHDRAQVQFDRVESVNFESRILRLMRYRIERIQNGQLPPA, encoded by the coding sequence ATGATGAAACGAACCCTGCTCTGCGCGCTGCTGCTTGCTGTGACAACCGCCATCCCGGCGGGCGCGGCAAATGTGGTGAAAACATACAGCTATTTTTCCATTGGCGGCAGCACGCTCGAGGATATCGAGAAGCAGCTCTCCAAACACGGGCCGCAGGTCAAAAGCACGGGCTCGCGCCATCCCGGCGCCACCCAGATGGCCTTCACCACCCGTATCAGCTACGCCCGGCAGGCTGGCTCCTGCCGGATCGCCGACGCGGTCGTGACCCTCAAGGTCAAGGTAATCCTTCCGGAATGGCGCCGCCCGCGCAACGCGGATGCCGATGTCAAGCTGTTCTGGGATACGCTGGCTGCCGACATCAAGCGCCACGAAGAACGCCATGTCGAGATCGCCAAGAATCATGCCCGCGAGCTGGAAGACGCGTTGAAGGCGACCTATCCCCGGAAGGATTGCGATGCGGCCAAGGCCAAGGCGGCCGAGATCACCGCCGCCGTCCTCGCCAGGCACGACCGCGCCCAGGTGCAGTTCGATCGCGTCGAAAGCGTCAATTTCGAAAGCCGTATCCTGCGGCTCATGCGCTATCGCATCGAGCGCATCCAGAATGGCCAGTTGCCGCCGGCCTGA
- the folP gene encoding dihydropteroate synthase, producing MTAGRWQLAHGRHLDLDSKAVVVGILNVTPDSFSDGGLFDAPEAALARARRMVDEGARIIDVGGESTRPGAAAISASEEQARVLPVIEALARSGEVLISVDTYRAETARLAVAAGAHVVNDVWGLQREPDIARVAAETGAGLIIMHTGRDREKLPDVIADQFAFLEKSLEIARRNGVADERIVLDPGFGFAKETAEENLDLMARFAELHALGFPLMAGTSRKRFIGTVTGRDAADRAAGTAATSVILRLRGAHLFRVHDVAINVDALAVADAMLARETAASARKSESIFGKHDA from the coding sequence ATGACGGCGGGGCGATGGCAGCTGGCCCATGGGCGCCATCTCGACCTTGACAGCAAGGCCGTGGTCGTCGGGATCCTCAACGTCACTCCCGACAGCTTTTCCGACGGTGGCCTGTTTGATGCTCCCGAGGCGGCACTGGCCCGGGCACGTCGCATGGTCGACGAAGGGGCCCGGATCATCGATGTTGGTGGAGAATCGACCCGGCCGGGCGCTGCCGCGATATCGGCCAGCGAGGAACAGGCGCGTGTCCTGCCGGTGATCGAGGCGCTGGCACGTTCCGGCGAGGTGCTGATTTCGGTCGACACCTATCGTGCCGAGACCGCTCGGCTTGCGGTGGCTGCCGGCGCGCATGTCGTCAACGATGTCTGGGGTTTGCAGCGCGAGCCCGACATTGCGCGGGTCGCCGCCGAAACCGGCGCCGGGCTCATCATCATGCACACGGGCCGGGATCGCGAAAAGCTGCCCGACGTGATCGCCGACCAATTCGCCTTCCTGGAGAAATCGCTGGAAATCGCCCGTCGGAACGGCGTTGCGGACGAGCGCATCGTGCTTGACCCCGGCTTCGGCTTCGCCAAGGAGACGGCCGAGGAAAATCTCGACCTGATGGCGCGCTTTGCCGAGCTTCATGCTCTTGGCTTTCCGTTGATGGCCGGCACCTCGCGAAAACGCTTCATCGGCACCGTCACCGGCCGCGATGCGGCCGACCGTGCCGCCGGGACGGCGGCGACCAGCGTCATTCTCAGGCTCAGGGGCGCACATCTGTTTCGCGTCCATGATGTCGCAATCAACGTGGACGCGCTCGCCGTGGCGGATGCTATGCTGGCGCGTGAAACCGCCGCATCGGCCCGAAAATCGGAATCGATTTTCGGAAAGCACGATGCGTAG
- the folB gene encoding dihydroneopterin aldolase, giving the protein MYVIRLKNCAFFARHGVLDEEEALGQRFYVDAVLSVEPGRALVDDAIGETVNYGIAFTVIEKIITGERRFLIEALAMEVAKALTERFPQIKRAEITVRKPNAPVPGVLDYVEVTVVWPE; this is encoded by the coding sequence ATGTATGTCATCCGCTTGAAGAATTGCGCCTTCTTTGCCCGGCATGGCGTGCTCGACGAGGAGGAGGCGCTCGGCCAGCGTTTTTATGTCGACGCGGTGCTGTCGGTCGAACCCGGCCGCGCGCTTGTCGACGATGCCATCGGGGAAACCGTCAACTATGGCATTGCCTTCACTGTGATCGAGAAGATCATCACCGGCGAGCGGCGCTTCCTGATCGAGGCCCTGGCAATGGAAGTGGCAAAGGCGCTGACGGAGCGGTTTCCGCAGATCAAGAGAGCCGAAATCACCGTGCGCAAGCCGAACGCGCCGGTGCCTGGCGTGCTCGATTATGTCGAGGTGACCGTTGTCTGGCCGGAGTAA
- the folK gene encoding 2-amino-4-hydroxy-6-hydroxymethyldihydropteridine diphosphokinase: MSGRSNTVYLSLGGNLGDPAASMAAALRILDADTDTRVAAVSSLYRTPPWGKLDQPDFLNAAAELSTRLSPRALLDLCLDAERKLKRVREERWGPRLIDIDILVFGDRIIHETGLEVPHPRMLERAFVLAPLAEIAPDLAVGGRSVSERLGAVDAAGIERLPSGRDWWLA, from the coding sequence TTGTCTGGCCGGAGTAACACCGTATACCTCAGCCTCGGCGGCAATCTGGGCGACCCTGCTGCCTCGATGGCAGCGGCGTTGCGTATTCTCGATGCCGATACGGACACGCGCGTCGCCGCTGTTTCCTCGCTCTACCGCACGCCGCCCTGGGGCAAGCTCGATCAGCCGGATTTCCTAAACGCCGCCGCCGAACTGTCGACCCGGCTCTCGCCGCGGGCGCTGCTCGATCTCTGCCTCGATGCCGAGCGAAAGCTGAAGCGGGTACGTGAGGAGCGCTGGGGGCCGCGCCTGATCGATATCGACATCTTGGTGTTCGGCGACCGCATCATCCACGAGACGGGCCTGGAAGTGCCACATCCGCGCATGCTGGAGCGCGCCTTCGTGCTGGCCCCGCTGGCCGAGATCGCTCCGGATCTTGCCGTAGGCGGGCGAAGCGTGTCGGAGCGCTTGGGCGCCGTGGACGCCGCCGGCATCGAGCGATTGCCGTCCGGCCGTGACTGGTGGCTAGCCTGA
- a CDS encoding DUF924 family protein produces MELDSGALSVTKFWRDAGEDAWFEKNDAFDAGFRDRFLDLHYAAARRECDDWAEHAEGSLALMILLDQFPRNCFRGTGHMYATDSLAKHFARKAVAAGHDLALDPEVRVFLYLPFEHAENLADQDISVELHTARAELNLKYALEHRDIIQRFGRFPHRNRLLGRETTAEEKAFLDAGGFSG; encoded by the coding sequence ATGGAATTGGACAGCGGGGCCCTGTCGGTCACCAAATTCTGGCGTGACGCCGGCGAGGATGCATGGTTCGAGAAGAACGATGCCTTCGATGCCGGTTTCCGCGACCGCTTTCTTGATCTGCACTACGCCGCCGCGCGGCGCGAATGCGACGACTGGGCAGAACACGCCGAAGGCTCTCTGGCACTGATGATCCTGCTCGACCAGTTTCCGCGCAATTGTTTTCGCGGTACCGGCCACATGTACGCCACCGACTCGCTGGCCAAGCATTTTGCTCGGAAGGCGGTCGCCGCCGGGCATGATCTGGCGCTGGACCCTGAAGTCCGCGTGTTCCTGTACTTGCCGTTCGAACATGCTGAAAACCTTGCCGACCAGGACATTTCGGTCGAACTGCACACCGCCAGGGCCGAACTCAACCTGAAATACGCGCTGGAGCACCGCGACATCATCCAGCGCTTCGGCCGCTTTCCGCACCGCAACAGGTTGCTTGGCCGCGAAACCACGGCGGAGGAAAAGGCATTCCTGGACGCAGGCGGTTTCTCAGGCTGA
- a CDS encoding monovalent cation:proton antiporter-2 (CPA2) family protein, giving the protein MAVETSGSDLIQVVALLAAGVVAVPIFKRMGLGSILGYLAAGVVIGPFGIGVFSESGAILHVAELGVVMFLFIIGLEMQPSRLWGLRREIFGLGALQVGICAVLLTGVGMAGGFSIAQSFVAGAGFVLTSTAIVMQLLEERGEIASPKGQRIVSILLLEDLAIVPLLALIAFLAPGGADTSLSERLTEVGIGLAAIVGLVLAGRYLLNPFFRILADARAREVMTAAALLVVLGSALAMQLSGLSMAMGAFLAGVLLSESTFRHQLEADIEPFRGILLGLFFLAVGMSLDLHVVAANWKLIAVYVVAYMVMKALGIYIVARILKTGHREALERAVFMAQGGEFAFVLYSAAAAVGIIDGQANATLTAIVIISMVLTPLAIIALRYVTPRDEQSLDGVDIADGLTGSVLIIGFGRFGQIASQPLLLRGIDVSIIDNDVEMIQAAADFGFKVYYGDGTRLDILHAAGAGRARAVMICVDKADAAVRIAELIKAEFPLLTVLARAFDRGTALQLIRAGVDYQLRETFESALVFGGSALESLGVDPEDVAETIEDVRRRDNDRFETQLAEGIRAGQRFLRGNIGTPIPTPLSTPRRAGQALNEETAGVLHKSETAD; this is encoded by the coding sequence ATGGCGGTAGAAACATCAGGCAGCGATCTCATTCAGGTGGTGGCGCTGCTTGCCGCGGGGGTCGTCGCCGTCCCGATCTTCAAGCGCATGGGCCTCGGCTCGATCCTTGGCTATCTGGCAGCCGGGGTGGTGATCGGCCCGTTCGGCATCGGCGTCTTTTCCGAATCGGGCGCCATCCTCCACGTCGCCGAACTCGGCGTCGTGATGTTCCTGTTCATCATCGGACTGGAAATGCAGCCGTCACGGCTATGGGGCCTGCGGCGCGAAATCTTCGGCCTCGGCGCGCTCCAGGTCGGGATCTGCGCGGTCCTTTTGACCGGCGTGGGAATGGCCGGAGGTTTTTCGATCGCGCAATCCTTCGTGGCCGGAGCCGGTTTCGTGCTGACCTCGACGGCGATCGTCATGCAGCTTCTGGAGGAACGCGGGGAAATCGCCTCGCCGAAAGGCCAGCGCATCGTCTCCATCCTGCTGCTGGAAGATCTGGCCATCGTGCCGCTGCTGGCCCTGATCGCGTTCCTTGCGCCCGGCGGCGCCGACACCAGCCTGTCGGAAAGACTGACCGAGGTCGGCATCGGCCTTGCGGCGATCGTCGGACTGGTGCTGGCCGGACGCTATCTGCTCAATCCCTTCTTCCGCATCCTGGCGGACGCCCGTGCTCGCGAGGTGATGACGGCGGCCGCCCTTCTGGTCGTGCTCGGATCGGCACTCGCCATGCAGCTCAGCGGCCTGTCGATGGCGATGGGAGCGTTCCTGGCCGGCGTTCTTCTGTCCGAATCGACCTTCCGCCATCAGCTCGAGGCCGACATCGAACCGTTCCGCGGCATCCTGCTCGGCCTGTTCTTCCTTGCCGTCGGCATGTCGCTCGACCTTCATGTCGTGGCCGCGAACTGGAAGCTGATTGCCGTCTACGTCGTCGCCTACATGGTGATGAAGGCGCTTGGCATCTACATCGTCGCCCGCATCCTCAAAACCGGCCATCGCGAAGCGCTCGAACGCGCCGTCTTCATGGCGCAAGGTGGTGAATTCGCTTTCGTCCTCTACTCAGCCGCCGCTGCCGTTGGCATCATCGACGGCCAGGCCAACGCGACCCTGACGGCGATCGTCATCATCTCCATGGTGCTGACGCCGCTGGCGATCATCGCCTTGCGGTATGTCACCCCGCGCGACGAGCAATCGCTCGACGGGGTCGATATCGCCGACGGCCTGACTGGCAGCGTGCTGATCATCGGCTTCGGCCGCTTCGGCCAGATCGCCAGCCAGCCGCTGCTGTTGCGCGGCATAGACGTCTCGATCATCGACAATGACGTCGAGATGATCCAGGCGGCGGCCGACTTCGGCTTCAAGGTCTATTATGGCGACGGCACGCGGCTGGATATCCTGCATGCGGCTGGCGCAGGCCGGGCACGCGCGGTGATGATCTGCGTCGACAAGGCCGATGCGGCTGTTCGCATTGCCGAGCTGATCAAGGCCGAATTTCCGCTGCTCACAGTACTGGCCCGGGCTTTCGACCGCGGCACCGCGCTGCAGCTCATTCGTGCCGGCGTCGACTATCAGCTGCGTGAGACCTTCGAATCGGCCCTGGTTTTCGGTGGCTCGGCCCTGGAATCGCTTGGTGTTGATCCCGAAGACGTGGCTGAAACGATCGAAGACGTCAGGCGCCGCGACAACGACCGCTTCGAAACCCAGCTCGCCGAAGGCATCCGCGCCGGACAACGCTTCTTGCGGGGCAATATCGGCACGCCGATTCCGACGCCGCTCTCCACGCCGCGCCGCGCCGGTCAGGCACTCAATGAAGAGACGGCCGGCGTTCTGCACAAATCCGAAACCGCCGATTGA
- a CDS encoding YcjF family protein, with protein sequence MTAPRKPAAFRIEPEAAPRQDAPEARQAEPSRKARALKTDVALVIPAEIDVFDEPDIVAAEPPPAIAPRKRSLLGSIFFGATGVLVSLAVGLWTDQLIRDLFARAEWLGWLAAGMAVVAVLALLVILIREFLAIARLAEVEKLQKRALDAIARDDPKAARSVVDELSAFVAAKPETAAGRRALAELRGEIIDGANLVRLAEAEILGPLDARAKVMILEAAKRVSLVTAVSPRALVDVAYVVFEAGRLIRRLSELYGGRPGTLGFFRLARSVLAHLAVTGSIAVGDSFVQQIVGHGLAARLSAKLGEGVVNGMMTARIGIAAMETARPLPFSAAKRPGLGDFLSALTSFAAKKDTETTGSRK encoded by the coding sequence ATGACCGCGCCCCGCAAGCCGGCGGCCTTCCGCATCGAACCGGAAGCCGCGCCAAGACAGGATGCGCCCGAAGCGCGCCAGGCCGAGCCTTCGCGCAAAGCCCGTGCGCTCAAGACAGATGTCGCGCTGGTTATACCGGCGGAGATCGACGTTTTCGACGAGCCAGACATCGTTGCCGCCGAGCCGCCACCGGCGATCGCCCCCAGAAAACGCTCGCTGCTGGGCAGCATCTTCTTCGGCGCCACGGGCGTGCTGGTTTCACTGGCGGTCGGCCTGTGGACCGACCAGCTGATACGCGACCTGTTCGCCCGTGCCGAATGGCTGGGCTGGCTGGCCGCCGGCATGGCTGTTGTTGCCGTGCTCGCGCTCCTGGTGATCCTGATCCGCGAGTTCCTGGCGATCGCCCGCCTTGCCGAGGTCGAAAAACTGCAAAAGCGCGCGCTCGACGCCATCGCGCGCGACGATCCAAAGGCTGCACGATCGGTGGTCGACGAGCTTTCGGCTTTCGTCGCGGCCAAGCCGGAAACCGCGGCCGGCCGGCGCGCGCTGGCCGAACTGCGCGGCGAAATCATCGATGGCGCCAATCTGGTGCGCCTGGCCGAAGCGGAAATTCTCGGCCCCCTCGATGCCCGGGCAAAGGTGATGATCCTCGAGGCCGCCAAACGCGTCTCGCTGGTGACGGCGGTCAGCCCGCGTGCGCTCGTCGATGTCGCCTATGTCGTGTTCGAGGCAGGCCGCCTCATTCGCCGGCTTTCGGAACTCTATGGCGGGCGGCCGGGAACGCTGGGGTTCTTCCGCCTGGCGCGCAGTGTTCTGGCGCATCTGGCGGTTACCGGCTCGATCGCCGTCGGCGACAGTTTCGTCCAGCAGATCGTCGGCCACGGCCTGGCGGCGCGCCTTTCGGCAAAGCTTGGCGAGGGCGTCGTCAACGGCATGATGACGGCACGCATCGGCATCGCGGCCATGGAGACGGCGCGCCCCCTGCCCTTCAGCGCGGCCAAACGTCCAGGACTGGGCGATTTCCTCTCTGCATTGACATCGTTCGCCGCGAAGAAGGACACCGAAACGACGGGCTCCCGCAAATAG
- a CDS encoding YcjX family protein translates to MASSLTTITDEARIALDTLSGRATGLFSPSLRLGVTGLSRAGKTVFISALVHNLIHGGRLPLFEAQKSGRIARAFLEEQPDDAVPRFQYEDHIAALVNDRVWPDSTRAISELRLTIEYESASGWSRMFSSGKLSVDIVDYPGEWLLDLPLLGKSFTDFSREAIEMAALPVREDLSRAWRAISARIDPNADADEMTARRLAESFAAYLKACKLDERALSTLPPGRFLMPGDLEGSPALTFAPLAGLGDRRPPPGSLHAMMDRRYEAYKTHVVKPFFREHITRLDRQIVLIDAMQALNAGPGAMADLERAVTEILSCFRPGRSNFLTDFFSRRIDRILVAATKADHLHHESHDRLQAIVRRLADRAVARANFTGADVDVAAMAAVRATREGTVKQGRETLPVIIGTPIAGERINGETFDGKTETAIFPGDLPEKIDALFDISGPDHRQDSEDPAIRFVRFRPPKLERTAEGVTLSLPHIRLDRALQFLIGDHLA, encoded by the coding sequence TTGGCATCATCGCTAACCACTATCACCGACGAGGCAAGAATTGCCCTCGATACGCTGTCGGGACGCGCCACAGGGCTTTTTTCTCCGTCGTTGAGACTGGGCGTCACAGGCCTTTCCCGCGCGGGCAAGACGGTGTTCATCTCCGCGCTGGTCCACAATCTGATCCACGGCGGGCGCCTGCCATTGTTCGAGGCACAGAAATCCGGGCGCATCGCGCGCGCCTTCCTCGAAGAACAACCTGACGACGCCGTGCCGCGCTTCCAATACGAGGACCACATCGCCGCATTGGTCAACGACCGCGTCTGGCCCGATTCGACACGGGCCATTTCTGAACTGCGGCTGACCATCGAATACGAATCGGCCTCCGGCTGGAGCCGCATGTTCTCTTCCGGCAAATTGTCGGTCGACATCGTCGACTACCCCGGCGAATGGCTGCTCGACCTGCCGCTGCTTGGCAAATCCTTCACCGATTTTTCACGCGAGGCCATAGAGATGGCCGCTTTGCCGGTGCGGGAGGATCTGTCGCGGGCCTGGCGGGCGATCTCGGCGCGGATCGACCCGAATGCCGACGCCGACGAAATGACGGCACGCCGCCTGGCCGAAAGCTTCGCCGCCTATCTCAAGGCCTGCAAACTCGACGAGCGGGCGCTTTCAACCCTGCCGCCTGGCCGTTTCCTGATGCCCGGAGATCTCGAAGGCTCCCCCGCTCTGACTTTCGCCCCGCTGGCAGGCCTCGGCGACAGGCGTCCACCCCCGGGGTCACTGCACGCCATGATGGACAGGCGCTACGAGGCTTACAAGACGCATGTCGTCAAACCTTTCTTCCGCGAACACATTACGCGGCTGGACCGCCAGATCGTGCTGATCGATGCCATGCAGGCGCTGAATGCCGGCCCTGGCGCCATGGCCGATCTCGAGCGCGCGGTGACCGAGATTCTCAGCTGTTTTCGTCCCGGCCGGAGCAACTTCCTCACCGACTTCTTTTCGCGGCGCATCGACCGCATCCTGGTCGCCGCGACGAAGGCCGACCACCTGCACCATGAAAGCCATGACCGGTTGCAGGCAATCGTACGGCGGTTGGCCGACCGCGCCGTGGCACGGGCGAACTTCACCGGCGCCGACGTCGACGTGGCGGCCATGGCGGCGGTGCGTGCGACCCGAGAAGGCACGGTCAAGCAAGGCCGCGAGACGTTGCCGGTCATTATCGGCACGCCGATCGCCGGCGAGAGGATCAACGGCGAGACGTTCGACGGCAAGACCGAAACCGCTATATTTCCCGGTGACTTACCGGAAAAAATTGATGCGCTTTTCGACATCTCCGGGCCCGACCACAGGCAGGATTCCGAGGATCCGGCAATCCGCTTTGTCCGGTTCCGTCCGCCAAAGCTGGAGCGCACGGCCGAGGGCGTCACGCTTTCCTTGCCGCATATCAGGCTCGACCGTGCCTTGCAGTTCCTGATCGGAGACCATCTGGCATGA